A stretch of the Lolium perenne isolate Kyuss_39 chromosome 3, Kyuss_2.0, whole genome shotgun sequence genome encodes the following:
- the LOC127344789 gene encoding uncharacterized protein yields the protein MAAAASSPPALRLAALLLLLLLFLVAPTTTTALTDDVLALVVFKTGVADPQGRLAAWTEDDDRPCSWPGVGCDARTGRVTSLSLPAASLSGRLPRALLRLDALLTLSLPRNNLSGPVLPTLLGSLPRLRALDLSSNRLAAAIPADLFAQCRDIRTISLADNDLSGYIPPAVASCSSLLSLNLSSNRLAGPIPYGLWSLPALRSLDLSGNALSGSVPGGFPRSSALRALDLSRNMFAGEIPADLGEAALLKSLDLGRNFFTGALPDSLRRLSSLRFLGAAGNALAGEVPAWIGEMWALERLDLSGNLLSGSLPDDIAKCKNLLEADLSRNALTGELPWWVFGLPLQRVSVAGNKLHGWVKVPGDAALALRVLDLSSNAFSGGIPPQITAFAGLQFLNLSSNSMSGQLPAGIGGMRLLEVLDVSANALDGSLPPEIGGAVALRELRMGTNSFTGRIPAQIGSCSSLVALDLSHNSITGPIPSTLGNLTSLHMVDLSQNKLNGTLPVELSNLPSLHTFDVSHNLLSGDLPNSRFFDNIPGYFIADNSGLCNSRKNNSCSSAVMPKPLVLNPNSSSNPSSQAAASSPSSKHHKKIILSVSTLIAIAGGAAIAIGVITVTVLNRRVRAASSSSKPAIALSDDYLSQSPENDASSGKLVMFGKGSPEFSAGGHALLNKDCELGRGGFGAVYKTVLRDGQPVAIKKLTVSSLVKSRDDFERQVKLLSKVRHHNIVTLRGFYWTSSLQLLIYDYLPGGNLHKHLHECTEENSLSWMERFDIIIGVARGLMHLHQRGVVHYNLKSSNVLLDSNGEPRVGDYGLASLLPMLDRYVLSSKIQSALGYMAPEFACNTVKITEKCDVYGFGVLALEILTGRRPVEYLEDDVVVLCDLVRSALEEGRLEDCMDPRLCGEFPMEEAMPIIKLGLVCTSQVPSKRPDMGEVVSILEVVRSPQDSAGDELV from the exons ATGGCCGCCGCGGCCTCCTCCCCGCCCGCGCTGCGCctcgccgccctcctcctcctcctcctcctcttcctcgtggcGCCGACGACCACCACCGCGCTCACCGACGACGTGCTCGCGCTGGTCGTCTTCAAAACCGGCGTCGCGGACCCGCAGGGCCGCCTCGCCGCCTGGACGGAGGACGACGACCGCCCCTGCTCCTGGCCGGGCGTCGGCTGCGACGCGCGCACGGGCCGCGTCACCTCGCTCTCCCTCCCGGCCGCCTCCCTCTCGGGCCGCCTCCCGCGCGCGCTGCTCCGCCTCGACGCGCTCCTCACCCTCTCTCTCCCCCGCAACAACCTCTCCGGCCCGGTGCTCCCCACGCTCCTCGGCTCCCTCCCGCGCCTCCGCGCCCTCGACCTCTCCTCCAACCGCCTCGCCGCCGCCATCCCCGCCGACCTCTTCGCGCAATGCCGCGACATCCGCACCATCTCCCTCGCCGACAACGACCTCTCGGGCTACATCCCGCCCGCCGTCGCCTCCTGCTCCTCGCTCCTCTCCCTCAACCTCTCCTCCAACCGCCTCGCGGGCCCCATCCCCTACGGCCTCTGGTCGCTGCCCGCCCTCCGCTCCCTCGACCTCTCCGGCAACGCGCTCTCGGGGAGCGTCCCCGGCGGCTTCCCGCGGAGCAGCGCGCTGCGGGCGCTGGACCTCAGCCGCAACATGTTCGCCGGCGAAATCCCCGCCGACCTCGGCGAGGCGGCGCTGCTCAAGTCGCTGGATCTCGGCCGCAACTTCTTCACCGGCGCCCTCCCGGACTCCCTGCGCAGACTCTCCTCCCTGCGCTTCCTCGGCGCCGCCGGCAACGCGCTCGCGGGGGAGGTGCCCGCGTGGATCGGGGAGATGTGGGCGCTCGAGCGCCTCGACCTCTCCGGAAACCTTCTCTCCGGCTCCCTCCCCGACGACATCGCCAAGTGCAAAAACCTGCTCGAGGCAGACCTCAGCCGGAACGCACTCACGGGCGAGCTCCCATGGTGGGTGTTCGGCCTGCCGCTGCAGCGCGTCTCGGTCGCGGGCAACAAGCTCCACGGCTGGGTCAAGGTCCCCGGAGACGCCGCGCTGGCGCTGCGCGTGCTGGACCTCTCCAGCAACGCCTTCTCCGGCGGGATCCCGCCGCAGATCACTGCGTTCGCGGGGTTGCAGTTTCTCAACCTGTCCTCCAATTCCATGTCGGGACAGCTGCCTGCTGGCATTGGTGGGATGAGGCTGCTGGAGGTGCTGGACGTCAGCGCTAACGCCCTTGATGGAAGCCTGCCACCGGAGATTGGCGGCGCAGTGGCGCTCCGGGAGCTGCGGATGGGGACGAATTCATTCACCGGCCGCATCCCCGCACAGATCGGGAGCTGCAGTTCCCTCGTTGCATT GGATTTGTCACACAACAGCATCACGGGACCGATTCCGAGCACCTTGGGCAACCTAACCAGTCTCCATATGGTTGATCTTTCCCAGAACAAGCTGAATGGGACCCTGCCAGTGGAACTATCTAATCTGCCCAGCTTGCACACCTTTGACGTCTCCCACAACTTATTATCAGGAGATCTCCCAAACAGCCGTTTCTTCGACAACATCCCTGGCTACTTTATAGCTGACAATTCTGGCCTATGCAATTCCCGGAAGAACAATTCCTGTAGCAGTGCGGTCATGCCAAAGCCGCTTGTGCTCAATCCCAACTCCTCGTCGAACCCCTCGTCACAAGCTGCAGCGAGTTCCCCTAGCAGCAAGCACCACAAGAAAATCATACTGAGCGTCTCCACCCTCATTGCCATTGCTGGTGGTGCTGCCATTGCTATCGGAGTGATCACTGTAACTGTGCTGAATCGTCGTGTCCGTGCAGCCTCCTCCAGCTCAAAGCCTGCTATTGCACTATCTGATGATTACCTTAGCCAGTCCCCGGAGAATGATGCTAGCTCCGGGAagcttgtcatgtttggtaaaggaAGCCCGGAGTTCAGTGCTGGTGGGCATGCCCTGTTGAACAAGGATTGTGAGCTTGGGCGAGGAGGCTTTGGTGCAGTCTACAAGACGGTGCTCAGAGACGGCCAGCCAGTGGCCATCAAGAAGCTCACCGTCTCCAGCTTGGTGAAGTCTAGGGATGACTTTGAGCGACAAGTGAAGCTGCTCAGCAAGGTGCGGCACCACAATATTGTCACACTGAGAGGCTTTTACTGGACTTCATCACTGCAGCTCCTCATCTACGATTACCTGCCTGGAGGAAATCTGCACAAGCACCTGCACGAGTGCACGGAAGAGAACTCGCTTTCCTGGATGGAGAGGTTTGACATCATCATCGGCGTTGCCAGGGGACTGATGCACCTCCACCAGCGTGGAGTCGTCCATTACAATCTCAAGTCAAGCAATGTGCTGCTGGACAGCAATGGTGAACCCAGAGTCGGTGACTATGGTCTTGCAAGCCTACTCCCGATGCTAGACCGGTATGTGCTGAGCAGCAAGATACAGAGTGCACTTGGTTACATGGCGCCAGAGTTCGCGTGCAACACTGTGAAGATTACCGAGAAGTGCGACGTCTACGGCTTTGGGGTGCTTGCGCTGGAGATCTTGACAGGCAGGAGGCCCGTTGAGTACTTGGAAGATGATGTCGTCGTGCTATGCGATCTGGTGAGAAGCGCGCTGGAGGAAGGCAGGCTCGAGGACTGCATGGATCCGCGGCTGTGCGGTGAGTTCCCGATGGAGGAGGCCATGCCGATCATCAAGCTGGGCCTTGTTTGCACCTCGCAGGTGCCGTCGAAGCGACCGGACATGGGTGAGGTGGTGAGTATACTTGAGGTGGTGAGAAGCCCTCAAGATAGTGCTGGGGATGAGCTGGTCTAG